The DNA region TCTCAATATGGAAAGCTCTGTATCTtcccccctctccttcccttcccttcctcctattCCAGTcgcattcaacaaacatgtatgcATTACCTTCATTAACTCTGTGCTAGACACAGAGTTCGACATTGGGATTATGCCCTCCATGGGGCTCCCAGCTGGCTGGGGAGACAGTCGGGCCTACGACACGGTGACCGGGCTGAGCGCTCGGTTCTAGGCGGTGGACGGGGGAGAGCACAAGAGGAAGTGCTCAGGCTCACCCtgagaggtcagggaaggctttgcaGAGGCGGCGACATTTGAGCTGAGTCTAGAGGAAGAGCAAGTTCTGTGAGACGACAGGCCAGTTGGTGAAGAGGGTGTTCCAAGGACAGCAGACATTAAGTACAAAGTATTGAGGCCGGAAAGAGCATAATGTGCTCAGGGAAATACAAGGAATTTGGGCTCAGCTGTGGAAGGGTGGAGGGGGTATAGGGGAGTGTGGAGGCCAGGATGCCAGAACACCGAGTCTTCTAAGCCACTTAGGACTTTGCCTCAGGACTGAGGGGAGCCATGGAAGGATTTTAATCAGGGCAATGACGTGAGTTTTTTAATAGGCTCAAACTCAAATCCCCACAGACAGAAGAAATTCTGCTTTGGTTTTCTATGACTCAGCATTAATTTCCCACTAGGGCTGGGCCTCCTTGAGGCTGGGATTTGTTGACTTTTCAGGCTTGTGTTGTGGTACACTGGATCTCCATGCCAACCCACTTTCCTTCTTGTTGGCTTCCTGTACTGAAGAGGCTGGAAAGTTAGAAACTACAATCCCCAGACTCTCCTGCAGTTCCAGGTGGGATTTAGGCTCTACCTCTCAGTTGTACGTGAGAGATTTGGAAGGTGGTCGTGAGGCAGAGACCACCCTCTGCTGCTCCTGTTCTTCCTGTTGTCAGGGGTAGTTGGGAGGAGGgggcatcttttctttttttctttagtcagCATAGACCTGGGAGACATGGAGTAGCTCTGGGGCCAACAGCTGTAGTGACAGCTTCCCAACTCTCATTCTCCTGAGTGTGACCAACATGGGGCTTTCCAGACTGATCAGCCCCCCAGTGGTGTCCCTAGAGTCATTCCTGTAGGCCTGGCCTAGAATGCTTCCGACCATTTTTATAGCATGTCACTGCCTGTATCTAAGCACTTTCTATTCAAAAGCGGGTGTCTTCTCGGTGCCTGGGGAATGGCTCTGCAGCTTCTACTTGGGCAGGGCCTCAGCCAATGCCAGGTGAAGCTAAGGCTTCTCTGTGAGGTCTGGGAAAGCATACGGCGTTCTCAGCTTCCACGAAGGGAGGCGGTTCTGCCTCCCACCAGGTTTGCTAAGTGGGGAGAGGGTGTTCCCCAAACACAGAAAAAGGTTCAAATGCTGGGTTGTCAAAAAGAATCACAAAGGTCTCCAATTATGAATAAAAGCCCCTTTATTCTATATTTTCCCCAAGGTtagccacatgccacggaggcgGCTTTTTATCTGAGAGGGAGACGCTCAAAATGATGAAAGTGGCAAAAGCTCAGGGTTCTACAGGAACTACACTGAGTTTCTCCAACCTCTGGCACCTGGcagccccttcctctccttcttcatgtgccagggagggtgggaaggaggctcaaCTCTGTCTCTGCAGGAAACGCAGGCCCACCTTCTTATTGGGAACGAGCACGATTCGAGCCACACTTGTCACCTCCCCCGTCTCAGGGGCCAGGGCCACCTCGTACTGCTGGATCAGCTGGGAAGTAAAAGGCGCACAGGCGATTAGAGTCTGTGGCCTCCATCCACCGCCCTCCTCCGCACGCTCCCACCCCGTGCCTCCCGCCTCCTTCAGCACCCGTGGCCCGCACGGCCCTCCTGTCTCTCCCCATTCACCCTTGTCAGCAGCAGCTGCATCTCCAGCTCTGCAACCCTGCGGCCCAGGCAAGCCCGAACTCCGTAACCAAAGGGCACAGAGCCAAATGGGTGTTGGGCCCTGAGGGCATCAGGCTGGTTCTTCCTCAGCCAACGTTGGGGCTGGAAGCTGTCCGGCTCAGGGAAGATGCGAGGGTCCCGGGACACCACGTAGTGGCAGAACACAAACTGGGTCTGCAGACAAAGAATGGGTGGCACATCAGCAGAGGGCTGCAGGGGCCCCCTGGGAACCCTGGCTCTCCAGCCCTACTCACGTTCTTGGGGAAGAGGAAGCCACCAACTTCAATTTCCTTGTCCATGATGACCCGGGAGTTCACGGGGACCACAGGATAGAGACTGCAGGTAAAAGAACGTGCAGATCTGCCTCTGAATCCAAGGAGGGGCAGAGTGCCCACCCCCTCGGCCACACCCCTCTGGTCCCCCGGGACCCTCTTCCCATCTCATCCCTGGCCCTGGCCGCAGCCTACCAGCCCCCACTCCCAGTCCTGTCTCTGAGTCCTCGTCCACACACAGACCCTTGCTCCCGGGGACAGCATCCTACCGCAGCGTCTCCTTAAGCACAGCTTTGAGCAGGGGCATGTGGGCAAAGTCCTTGTACTGGGGCACCTGCCCGGCGGGCACCATGCCCACCACTTCTTCATGCAGGGCTGCCTGGATCTCTGGGTTCTTTGAAAGATGGTACAGGGCCCACGTCAGCGTGTTGGACGTCTGGGAGGTAGAGTAAGAGATGAAGTGAGGAAAGATCTCTAAGAAAGAGGCCAGTTAAGGTGGTGGGAGGGTGTGTGAGTGCATGCGTGCAAAATGtgggagaaaaattaatttgccaCGAGTGTGGCAGGATTAGACTCAGGGATTCATGGGGCTCTCCCTCCACGCTCCACGTGACTTCACAGTGGGCTAAGGACCAATATGATGGAGAACTGCACTGTAACAGCAGAGAAGACTGTGACAGAGAAATCCAATGTGACGAAAGGACAGGAAAGAGGTCCCACTAAGAAGGTGCTGTGGGCAAGCTCTTCAACTCTGTGCTTAGCTGACAGCACAAGGGAGTGGGTTAGATGTGACATGAAACTTCCCACCTGTCTGACAGAGGCTCCAGGGCGTGAGGGAATCCCTCTTACACAAGGACCACTCCCTGCCCGCCTCCACCAGGCTGAATGACCACCCTGTTTTCCTTCCAGCTCTACATCCAcgttacagagagagagaagcggGTATCCGATGAAGGTCAGGCTCAGGTGGGGTAGAGTAGGGAATTGGCTCAGGATGGGAGCTGGGAGGCCCTGGTCTCCTCGCCTGCCCCTCTCACGCACCGTGTCTACTCCAGCCATGAGCAGCTCGGGCAGGCTGCCCTCAGCGTCTCGAGGACTGAGCTGTCCACTGGTCAGCAGGAAGTGCAGGTAACCAGATATGTGGGCCTTCTCTGGGCCCCCTGTCTGAAGTTGGGCCTCTATCTCCTCTAATTTCTGATCAATCAGCTTCTTCCCTGTGGGGACAACGGAGAACAGGGGAGGATGAGGTCAAAAGTCATGCTCTCCCAAGGACCAAGAGAGAAGATCCCGGGAGAGGGTCCTGAGGGGGCTGTTACCTCACAGGCCCTGGGACCCACGCCCCAACTTCTTTCCCTGGACTCCTCACCAAAAGAGAAGATGGTGTTCCAGCCATCCAGATACCGCCTCCAGAAGGGCAGCAGGGAACGAGTCCacttggggaggaaggtggcgtACAGCG from Lagenorhynchus albirostris chromosome 6, mLagAlb1.1, whole genome shotgun sequence includes:
- the LOC132522091 gene encoding sterol 26-hydroxylase, mitochondrial isoform X2 translates to MNRMGTLGCARLRWALLGTRVALPGLGSHGARAKAAIPSALPAAQAAEAPGTGPGDRRLRSLEELSGPGRLRLLFQLLVQGYVLHLHQLQVLNKAKYGPIWINRLGPQIHVNLASAPLLEQVMRQEGKYPVRNDMELWKEHRDQQGLTYGPFTMQGHQWYRLRQALNQRLLKPAEAALYTDALNEVIEDFMTRLNQQRAESASGDHVPDIAHNFYFFALEAVCYILFEKRIGCLERSIPQDTETFVRSVGLMFQNSLYATFLPKWTRSLLPFWRRYLDGWNTIFSFGKKLIDQKLEEIEAQLQTGGPEKAHISGYLHFLLTSGQLSPRDAEGSLPELLMAGVDTTSNTLTWALYHLSKNPEIQAALHEEVVGMVPAGQVPQYKDFAHMPLLKAVLKETLRLYPVVPVNSRVIMDKEIEVGGFLFPKNTQFVFCHYVVSRDPRIFPEPDSFQPQRWLRKNQPDALRAQHPFGSVPFGYGVRACLGRRVAELEMQLLLTRLIQQYEVALAPETGEVTSVARIVLVPNKKVGLRFLQRQS